A DNA window from Acidimicrobiia bacterium contains the following coding sequences:
- a CDS encoding copper transporter, with product MINFRFHLVSLIAVFLALALGIVIGSTLIDRAIVDALRNRIDTVESNLDDRVAANDALRSEVDRQQEYVDGSAPYALDGRLSEVPVVVLAAAGVDDDIVSDTVDALRQAGGSVPGIVWLTDAWSLDSDDEVEALASALAAGSTSPSGVRELGLRTLANEVGAGGDAPAFDALADAGFVEFAPVGDVAPDPAAITAEGARVVLIDGHGSSVDGPAWIEPLIAELTAVGRPTVLAQITGPDEDSGGPGSVALVRDDEILGAAVSTVDDLGLVEGRVATALALEALGEGRVGHYGYGPGADSAVPVFVGP from the coding sequence ATGATCAACTTCCGATTCCACCTCGTCTCGCTCATCGCGGTCTTCCTCGCGCTCGCGCTCGGGATCGTGATCGGTTCCACCCTCATCGACCGGGCGATCGTCGATGCCCTTCGGAACCGTATCGACACCGTGGAGAGCAACCTCGACGACCGCGTCGCGGCGAACGACGCGTTGCGCTCCGAGGTCGACAGGCAGCAGGAGTACGTCGACGGCTCGGCTCCCTACGCCCTCGACGGGCGGTTGTCCGAGGTCCCTGTCGTTGTTCTGGCCGCAGCCGGCGTCGACGACGACATCGTGTCCGACACCGTCGACGCTCTCCGGCAGGCGGGAGGGTCGGTGCCGGGAATCGTGTGGCTCACCGACGCGTGGAGCCTCGACAGCGACGACGAGGTCGAGGCCCTCGCCTCAGCGCTTGCGGCGGGAAGCACCTCACCGAGTGGTGTGCGTGAGCTGGGCCTCCGGACGTTGGCGAACGAGGTCGGCGCCGGTGGGGATGCACCCGCCTTCGACGCCCTGGCCGACGCGGGTTTCGTGGAGTTCGCGCCGGTGGGCGATGTGGCACCCGACCCAGCCGCGATCACCGCGGAGGGCGCGCGCGTCGTGCTGATCGACGGTCACGGGAGCTCCGTCGACGGCCCGGCGTGGATCGAGCCCCTCATCGCCGAGTTGACCGCCGTGGGCCGTCCGACGGTGCTGGCACAGATCACCGGCCCCGACGAGGATTCCGGTGGGCCGGGGAGTGTGGCTCTCGTCCGCGACGACGAGATCCTGGGAGCCGCCGTCTCCACCGTCGACGACCTCGGACTCGTCGAGGGCCGGGTCGCCACGGCGTTGGCGCTGGAGGCGTTGGGAGAGGGCCGTGTCGGCCACTACGGCTACGGCCCCGGGGCCGATTCTGCTGTACCGGTCTTCGTCGGGCCGTGA
- the steA gene encoding putative cytokinetic ring protein SteA, with amino-acid sequence MSTGGVGQQTVSVTGRARIGRRTKDLIKELKPGDIAVIDHRDIDRVAADGLIEAGVAAVVNASPSISGRYPNGGPIRIVGAGIPIVDDVGPDTLDRLVDGETVVIIGGDIRQNDAVVARGAVLEPIEIEERMEEARVSIGVELQRFATNTLEYVEREATLTFEPINLPPLRTDFAGRHALVVVRGHDYRHDLKTLRAYIREFRPVLIGVDGGADALLELGFTPDVIIGDFDSVSERGLRCGAELIHHVHPDGRAPGRDALLEWGAPYEEFVIEGTSEDAAMLLAYEAGARLIVAVGTHATMVEFLDKGRPGMSSTFLTRLRLGPVLVDAKGVTQLYESRVRRSDLALLVGAALVAMLVITIVSEPIHVFLDGIWLSLRDFWLELTNRF; translated from the coding sequence GTGAGCACCGGCGGGGTCGGGCAGCAGACCGTTTCTGTCACCGGACGGGCGCGTATAGGTCGGCGGACGAAGGACCTCATCAAGGAACTGAAGCCGGGCGACATCGCCGTCATCGACCATCGAGACATCGACCGCGTCGCCGCCGACGGGCTCATCGAGGCAGGTGTCGCCGCGGTCGTGAATGCCTCGCCGTCGATCTCGGGGCGCTACCCCAACGGCGGCCCCATCCGCATCGTGGGGGCCGGGATCCCGATCGTCGACGACGTCGGCCCCGACACGCTCGATCGTCTCGTCGACGGCGAGACCGTTGTGATCATCGGGGGCGACATCCGACAGAACGACGCTGTCGTGGCTCGCGGTGCCGTCCTCGAGCCCATCGAGATCGAGGAGAGGATGGAGGAGGCGCGTGTCTCCATCGGAGTCGAGCTCCAGCGGTTCGCCACCAACACCCTCGAGTACGTCGAGCGCGAGGCGACACTCACGTTCGAGCCCATCAACCTTCCGCCTCTCCGGACCGACTTCGCGGGCCGGCACGCGCTGGTCGTGGTACGCGGCCACGACTACCGGCATGACCTCAAGACGCTGCGGGCCTACATCCGGGAGTTCCGCCCGGTCCTGATAGGCGTCGACGGTGGGGCCGACGCCCTGCTCGAACTCGGCTTCACCCCCGATGTCATCATCGGCGACTTCGACTCGGTGTCCGAGCGTGGCCTCCGCTGCGGCGCCGAGCTGATTCACCACGTGCACCCCGACGGACGTGCACCGGGCCGTGACGCGCTCCTGGAATGGGGTGCCCCGTACGAGGAGTTCGTCATCGAGGGCACCAGCGAGGACGCGGCGATGCTCCTCGCATACGAGGCAGGTGCCCGTCTCATCGTCGCCGTCGGGACCCACGCCACCATGGTGGAGTTCCTCGACAAGGGGCGGCCTGGCATGTCCTCCACGTTCCTCACCCGGCTCCGCCTCGGACCCGTTCTCGTGGACGCGAAAGGTGTCACGCAGCTCTACGAATCGCGGGTCCGTCGGTCGGACCTGGCGCTTCTTGTGGGCGCTGCTCTCGTCGCCATGCTCGTGATTACGATCGTGTCGGAGCCCATCCACGTGTTCCTCGACGGAATCTGGCTCTCACTACGCGACTTCTGGCTCGAGCTCACCAACCGCTTCTAG
- the recN gene encoding DNA repair protein RecN: MLTELHVENLGIIDDVTVDVGRGLTTVTGETGAGKTLLVVALGLVTGSRADASVVRSGASEARVEARFVLEPGRPDLGETLGLRDGEIVLTRVVAAEGRSRAYMNGRLVTATQLAETTAGLIVHHGQHTHQELLNPASQRRALDDFAGGDAHEARREVSSALAEARRLTGELESAGTLDQHALAREVDLLRFQVDEIVGAEIESVDELETITAEHELLTGAQATRAALSAAYEMLESTAADAAGRAAAELAGIDPLRALHERASAVQTEIAVLAHDLREAGEAVVEDESRLREIDERRTVLHDLTRKYGATLAEVRDFAATAAARLDAIEHADERAAHLHAEREAATARARDAAERLRTIRTRAAGEMGEQVTERLRELALPSAAFEVVVSPADLGDDGADRVEFLMAPNPGEPPRHVARAASGGELARTMLAVRVTLSFRHGGGPSVFVFDEVDAGIGGDAGAAVGRSLAALASERQVLAVTHLAQVAAHADTQFAVSKSTRGDRTVAAVQLLEGETRVAELSRMLAGDDTSDHARSHAAELLAGAHRSSA; the protein is encoded by the coding sequence ATGCTCACCGAGTTGCACGTCGAGAATCTGGGGATCATCGACGACGTCACCGTCGATGTCGGACGCGGTCTCACGACCGTGACGGGTGAGACCGGGGCGGGAAAGACCCTGCTCGTCGTTGCCCTCGGGCTCGTCACCGGATCGCGTGCCGACGCTTCGGTGGTCCGCTCCGGTGCTTCCGAGGCCAGGGTCGAGGCCCGGTTCGTCCTCGAGCCGGGACGACCGGATCTCGGCGAGACCCTCGGTCTTCGTGACGGCGAAATCGTACTGACGCGGGTGGTCGCTGCCGAGGGGCGCAGCCGGGCCTACATGAACGGCCGACTGGTGACCGCCACGCAGCTGGCCGAGACCACCGCGGGGCTGATCGTCCACCACGGGCAGCACACTCACCAGGAGCTCCTGAATCCGGCATCGCAGCGCCGGGCCCTCGACGACTTCGCGGGTGGCGACGCCCACGAAGCGCGACGCGAAGTGTCCTCGGCGCTCGCGGAGGCGCGGCGCCTCACCGGTGAGCTCGAGTCCGCCGGCACCCTCGACCAGCATGCCCTGGCGCGTGAGGTCGACCTGCTCCGCTTCCAGGTCGACGAGATCGTCGGTGCGGAGATCGAGAGTGTCGACGAACTCGAGACGATCACGGCCGAGCACGAGCTCCTCACGGGCGCCCAGGCGACCCGGGCCGCACTGAGTGCCGCGTACGAGATGCTGGAATCAACCGCTGCCGACGCCGCGGGGCGCGCCGCGGCGGAACTCGCCGGCATCGACCCGCTCCGGGCACTCCACGAGCGGGCGTCGGCCGTCCAGACCGAGATCGCAGTGCTGGCACACGATCTGCGCGAGGCGGGTGAGGCCGTCGTCGAGGACGAGAGCCGCCTCCGGGAGATCGACGAGCGTCGGACGGTTCTCCACGACCTGACCCGCAAGTACGGCGCCACGCTCGCCGAGGTCCGGGATTTCGCTGCCACGGCGGCCGCGCGCCTCGACGCCATCGAGCACGCCGACGAGCGCGCCGCACACTTGCATGCAGAACGTGAGGCCGCCACTGCCCGTGCCCGGGATGCCGCGGAGCGTCTCCGTACCATCCGGACACGCGCAGCGGGCGAGATGGGGGAGCAGGTGACCGAGCGGCTGCGCGAACTGGCCCTTCCCTCGGCAGCCTTCGAGGTCGTCGTGTCGCCCGCCGATCTCGGTGACGACGGCGCCGATCGGGTCGAGTTCCTCATGGCGCCGAACCCCGGTGAGCCCCCTCGCCACGTCGCGCGGGCGGCCTCGGGTGGAGAACTCGCACGGACGATGCTGGCGGTCCGCGTGACGTTGTCGTTCCGGCACGGAGGTGGACCCTCGGTCTTCGTGTTCGACGAGGTCGACGCGGGTATCGGTGGGGATGCCGGGGCGGCCGTCGGCCGCTCGCTGGCTGCCCTGGCGTCGGAGCGCCAGGTCCTGGCGGTCACCCACCTCGCCCAGGTGGCGGCGCACGCCGACACGCAGTTCGCCGTCTCGAAGAGCACCCGCGGCGATCGGACCGTCGCAGCGGTGCAGCTGCTCGAGGGCGAGACGCGCGTCGCCGAGCTGTCGCGCATGTTGGCGGGCGACGACACGTCCGACCACGCACGCTCGCATGCAGCCGAGCTCCTGGCCGGAGCGCACAGGAGCTCGGCGTGA
- a CDS encoding NAD(+)/NADH kinase: MSSDPVRVVGLVPNPDAEEVTPLAARAATCLREGGATVRIRRRDAAAVGLGDLGVEPGVFVESCDVVVSLGGDGTMLHAIDTVYDSGVPVLGVNAGHLGYLTEVDGPGLETALRRLLDGDFTVTERMVLHVTATAGGSDLLLDALNELTLEKVDPGRIARLEVSINGRFFTTYAADGVIVATPTGSTAYSFSARGPIVSPEHRCMLLTPVSPHMLFDRSLVLGPTEQLRFDVAGHQAVHLTTDGREVAILQPGDTVSCTAGERPARVVSFESRDFHQILKAKFGLADR, from the coding sequence GTGTCGAGTGATCCGGTGCGTGTGGTGGGCCTCGTTCCGAATCCCGACGCGGAGGAGGTCACACCCCTCGCCGCGCGGGCCGCGACGTGTCTGAGAGAGGGTGGAGCGACGGTTCGCATCCGTCGGCGCGACGCCGCGGCGGTCGGCCTCGGTGATCTCGGTGTGGAGCCCGGGGTGTTCGTGGAATCCTGCGACGTCGTCGTGTCACTGGGTGGCGACGGCACGATGCTCCACGCCATCGACACGGTCTACGACAGCGGAGTCCCGGTCCTGGGTGTGAACGCCGGTCATCTCGGCTATCTCACGGAGGTGGACGGCCCGGGCCTGGAAACAGCACTTCGTCGCCTCCTCGACGGTGATTTCACCGTCACCGAGCGGATGGTGCTCCATGTCACAGCGACCGCCGGCGGCAGCGACCTCCTGCTCGACGCCCTCAACGAGCTGACGCTCGAGAAGGTCGACCCGGGGCGCATCGCCCGCCTCGAGGTCTCCATCAACGGGCGATTCTTCACGACGTACGCCGCCGACGGCGTCATCGTCGCCACACCCACCGGGTCGACGGCCTACTCGTTCTCCGCTCGTGGCCCGATCGTCTCGCCGGAGCACCGGTGCATGCTGCTCACACCGGTTTCGCCGCATATGCTCTTCGACCGGTCGCTCGTGCTCGGACCCACCGAGCAGCTCCGCTTCGACGTTGCAGGTCACCAGGCCGTGCACCTCACAACGGACGGGCGCGAGGTGGCCATCCTGCAACCCGGCGACACGGTGTCGTGCACCGCAGGCGAGCGCCCGGCCCGGGTGGTGAGTTTCGAGTCCCGCGACTTCCACCAGATCCTGAAAGCAAAGTTCGGCCTCGCCGACCGGTAG
- a CDS encoding TlyA family RNA methyltransferase: MRRRLDTELVRRGLVSSRSEGVEAIAAGRVTVGGAPAPKPARLVAAGEPIELVGRRRFVSRGGEKLEAALETFAIDVTDAVCLDAGASTGGFTDCLLQRGARAVYALDVGHGQLDWGVRRDDRVVVLERTDIRAVPPDVVGPCDVVTADLAFISLRSVLDHLADAGTQGVDVVLLVKPQFEVGRARVGRGGIVRDPALHLSALTGVADACPAAGLVPVGVMRSPLRGGDGNVEFLLHARRSGEHIDPAVLEAVACVE, encoded by the coding sequence ATGCGGCGACGACTCGACACCGAGCTCGTGCGTCGTGGTCTCGTGTCCAGCAGGAGCGAGGGCGTGGAGGCGATTGCAGCCGGTCGTGTCACGGTCGGTGGGGCGCCGGCACCGAAGCCTGCCCGCCTCGTGGCTGCCGGTGAGCCGATCGAGTTGGTCGGGCGGCGACGCTTCGTGTCCCGCGGCGGCGAGAAGCTGGAGGCAGCGCTCGAGACGTTCGCGATCGACGTCACGGATGCCGTGTGCCTCGATGCCGGAGCGTCGACCGGGGGGTTCACGGACTGCCTCCTCCAGCGCGGCGCCCGCGCCGTCTACGCCCTCGATGTCGGCCACGGCCAGCTCGACTGGGGGGTGCGCCGCGATGACCGGGTCGTCGTTCTCGAGCGAACCGACATACGGGCCGTGCCCCCGGACGTCGTCGGGCCGTGCGATGTCGTCACGGCCGACCTTGCGTTCATCTCACTGCGTTCCGTGCTCGATCATCTTGCTGATGCCGGGACGCAGGGGGTCGACGTCGTGCTCCTGGTGAAACCGCAGTTCGAAGTCGGTCGCGCCCGCGTCGGGAGGGGCGGCATCGTGCGCGACCCGGCGCTGCACCTGTCGGCGCTGACAGGGGTCGCCGATGCGTGTCCCGCCGCCGGGTTGGTCCCGGTCGGCGTGATGCGGTCGCCGCTGCGGGGTGGTGACGGCAACGTCGAGTTCCTGCTCCACGCTCGTCGGTCGGGCGAGCACATCGACCCGGCGGTCCTGGAAGCGGTGGCCTGTGTCGAGTGA
- a CDS encoding HAD-IIA family hydrolase: protein MTRSVVGLDLDGVLWRGTRPVDGSARAVAALRDAGVEVAFLTNNANPTIGDYVTKMAGMGIDTAPGEIVTSAQAAARLLERELVVGDRVHVCGGPGLVEAVSERGLTVVTGPPASAVVVGYDPGFDYEALDRASAAVRDGALFVATNVDATFPSGDRLLPGNGALVAAVAAAGGAAPEVAGKPEAPYADLVRERFGPTGVMVGDRPSTDGALADVLGWPFALVLSGVAGSDGEEPVPEPAPSYLADDLAALVPVLLDAFARPT, encoded by the coding sequence GTGACGCGAAGCGTGGTCGGACTCGATCTCGACGGGGTGCTGTGGCGCGGCACCCGACCCGTCGACGGCTCGGCGCGTGCCGTGGCGGCGCTTCGCGACGCGGGAGTCGAGGTCGCCTTCCTCACCAACAACGCCAACCCGACGATTGGCGACTACGTCACCAAGATGGCCGGAATGGGCATCGACACGGCTCCCGGCGAGATCGTCACGAGTGCTCAGGCGGCGGCCAGGCTTCTGGAGAGGGAACTGGTCGTCGGCGACCGCGTCCACGTGTGTGGGGGTCCGGGCCTCGTCGAGGCGGTCAGTGAGCGCGGCCTGACGGTCGTGACGGGCCCACCCGCATCAGCGGTCGTCGTGGGCTACGACCCCGGGTTCGACTACGAGGCTCTCGACCGCGCGTCGGCGGCCGTACGCGACGGTGCACTGTTCGTGGCGACCAACGTCGACGCCACGTTCCCGTCGGGCGACCGGCTGCTCCCAGGCAACGGCGCCCTCGTGGCGGCGGTGGCAGCGGCCGGGGGCGCGGCCCCGGAGGTCGCGGGTAAGCCCGAGGCACCCTACGCCGACCTCGTGCGGGAACGCTTCGGGCCCACCGGCGTGATGGTCGGCGACCGTCCCTCCACCGACGGTGCCCTGGCCGACGTGCTCGGATGGCCCTTCGCGTTGGTGCTCAGCGGCGTCGCAGGTTCCGACGGGGAGGAACCGGTGCCCGAGCCGGCGCCGTCGTACCTGGCCGATGACTTGGCGGCGCTCGTGCCGGTGCTGCTCGACGCGTTCGCTCGCCCGACCTGA
- a CDS encoding DUF1015 domain-containing protein, with protein MPEFRPFRGLRYDLATLGAALDAVAAPPYDVIDDVERRELAARDPYNSVRLILPEGDDPYLQAATDLAAWRAAGVLRLDDEPAFYGYTMTATGADGAQRRTRGVLGALAVGEPEEVGILPHERTLPKARSDRLALLTATRANLDPIWGLTPATGLGELLDAPVAMACLDDDGVRHEFAPITDTGSITAIEELVGSAPIVLADGHHRFETAKNFAAGDTTPGAGSVMALVVELAPDELTIRPIHRLITGLPGGTDLRTLLAPSFDVTDAGPNTAEGLSALEERMVADGGLGLVDDEGLAFVAPTARTPHPDDFEPPADDTDAARFEAAVAPLLGDASVDYRGGDVTTIASLVGTPAAQAAMLLRPVSVEQTRQASEAGIRMPQKTTFFWPKPRTGAVFRLLDES; from the coding sequence GTGCCCGAGTTCCGTCCCTTCCGGGGGCTCCGCTACGACCTCGCCACGCTCGGCGCCGCGCTCGACGCCGTGGCTGCACCACCCTACGACGTGATCGACGACGTGGAGCGCCGTGAGCTCGCCGCACGCGATCCCTACAACTCGGTGCGCCTGATCCTCCCCGAGGGCGATGACCCCTACCTACAGGCGGCCACCGACCTGGCGGCGTGGCGCGCGGCGGGTGTGCTCCGCCTCGACGACGAGCCCGCCTTCTACGGCTACACGATGACCGCCACCGGGGCCGACGGCGCGCAGCGCCGAACACGGGGCGTGCTGGGAGCTCTGGCGGTCGGCGAGCCCGAAGAGGTGGGAATCCTGCCGCACGAACGCACGCTCCCCAAGGCCAGGAGCGATCGGCTCGCGCTGCTCACGGCGACGCGTGCGAACCTCGACCCGATCTGGGGCCTCACCCCCGCCACCGGCCTGGGCGAACTGCTCGACGCCCCGGTCGCCATGGCCTGCCTCGATGACGACGGAGTGCGCCACGAGTTCGCTCCGATCACCGACACCGGGAGCATCACTGCGATCGAGGAACTCGTCGGCTCGGCCCCCATCGTGCTCGCCGACGGCCACCACCGTTTCGAGACGGCGAAGAACTTCGCCGCCGGCGACACCACGCCGGGAGCCGGCTCGGTCATGGCACTCGTGGTCGAGCTCGCTCCCGACGAGCTGACCATCCGGCCGATCCACCGGCTGATCACCGGGCTTCCCGGCGGCACGGACCTGCGCACGCTGCTGGCGCCGTCGTTCGACGTGACCGACGCCGGACCGAACACCGCCGAGGGGCTCTCGGCCCTCGAGGAGCGGATGGTGGCCGACGGAGGGCTCGGCCTCGTCGACGACGAGGGCCTCGCCTTCGTGGCACCGACGGCGCGTACACCACACCCCGACGACTTCGAGCCACCCGCCGACGACACCGACGCCGCGCGCTTCGAGGCGGCCGTGGCACCACTACTCGGCGACGCCTCGGTCGACTACCGCGGCGGCGACGTCACGACCATCGCCTCACTCGTGGGTACCCCGGCTGCCCAGGCCGCGATGCTGCTCCGGCCGGTGAGCGTGGAGCAGACGAGACAGGCCTCGGAGGCCGGCATCCGGATGCCGCAGAAGACGACATTCTTCTGGCCCAAACCCCGGACCGGGGCCGTGTTCCGCCTCCTCGACGAGAGCTGA
- a CDS encoding 2-oxoacid:ferredoxin oxidoreductase subunit beta: MTDATNGGNGPDGAVALTRQDFQSDQEVRWCPGCGDYSVLAAVQFLLPELGVKPENQVFISGIGCAARFPYYMNTYGVHSIHGRAPAVATGVAIARPDLDVWVITGDGDALSIGGNHLIHALRRNVNLNIILFNNQIYGLTKGQYSPTSEIGKVTKSSPFGSVDFPFDPVSLALGAEAGFVARTHDMDRRHMQATFRRAYEHEGASFVEVYQNCNVFNDGAFSEITAKDKRDSMLIDLTHGQPVRFGENDSLCVVLNEYGEASVARADDVDAESILVHDETRSDPSVAFSLSRLADGPTVPTPIGVFRAVERSTYDGDLQRQLAEAREQRGPGDLAELVDSGATWDVEG; encoded by the coding sequence ATGACTGACGCCACGAATGGCGGGAACGGTCCCGACGGTGCAGTGGCCCTGACGCGCCAGGACTTCCAGAGTGATCAGGAGGTCCGGTGGTGCCCGGGCTGCGGCGACTACTCCGTGCTGGCCGCCGTCCAGTTCCTGTTGCCCGAACTCGGTGTGAAGCCCGAGAACCAGGTGTTCATCTCTGGCATCGGGTGTGCCGCGCGTTTCCCGTACTACATGAACACCTACGGCGTGCACTCCATCCACGGCCGTGCGCCGGCCGTGGCGACCGGTGTGGCGATCGCCCGGCCCGACCTCGACGTGTGGGTCATCACCGGCGACGGCGACGCCCTCTCCATCGGTGGCAACCACCTGATCCACGCGCTGCGCCGCAATGTCAACCTGAACATCATCCTGTTCAACAACCAGATCTACGGGCTCACCAAAGGCCAGTACTCACCCACGAGCGAGATCGGGAAGGTCACCAAGTCGTCGCCGTTCGGGTCGGTCGACTTCCCCTTCGATCCTGTGTCGCTCGCGCTCGGTGCCGAGGCCGGCTTCGTCGCCCGGACCCACGACATGGACCGCAGGCACATGCAGGCCACGTTCCGACGGGCGTACGAGCACGAGGGTGCCTCGTTCGTCGAGGTCTACCAGAACTGCAACGTGTTCAACGACGGTGCCTTCAGCGAGATCACGGCAAAGGACAAGCGCGACTCGATGCTGATCGATCTGACCCACGGGCAGCCGGTGCGCTTCGGCGAGAACGACAGCCTCTGCGTCGTACTCAACGAGTACGGCGAGGCGTCGGTCGCCAGGGCGGACGACGTCGACGCAGAGAGCATCCTCGTGCACGACGAGACCCGCAGCGACCCGAGTGTCGCCTTCTCGCTGTCACGTCTTGCCGACGGCCCGACGGTCCCCACGCCGATCGGTGTGTTCCGCGCGGTCGAGCGCTCCACCTACGACGGTGATCTCCAGCGGCAGCTCGCCGAGGCTCGTGAGCAGCGTGGCCCCGGCGACCTGGCCGAACTCGTCGACAGCGGCGCCACCTGGGACGTCGAAGGGTAG
- a CDS encoding 2-oxoacid:acceptor oxidoreductase subunit alpha — translation MSVHTPDAQADAEPLQRVVIRFAGDSGDGMQLTGDRFTDVSAIFGNDLATLPNFPAEIRAPAGTIAGVSSFQVHISDHEITTPGDVPNVLVAMNPAALKSNLDDLPTGSTLIVNTDAFVDRNLEKAGYDTNPIDDGSLDAYTVFEIPMTSMTKKACEDLGVKPRDAERSKNYFALGLISWMYSRPTDPTVAWTEEKFAGRELVRDANIAAFKAGFNFGETAELFDHPFEISPAPLPPGRYRNVTGNLATTYGLIAASQQAKLPMVYASYPITPASDILHELSRHKNFGVRTMQAEDEIAAIGVAIGASFAGHLGVTATSGPGVDLKSEAMGLAISLELPLVVVNVQRGGPSTGLPTKTEQSDLLLAMYGRHGESPMPILAASSPSDCFDTAFEAVRIALKYRTPVMLLTDGYLANGSEPWLLPDVEALPDISVPFTTEPNEGDEFLPYKRDPDTLARPWAVPGTPGLMHRIGGIEKEDGTGNVNYTPDNHDHMTRVRAAKIAGIARDIAEVDVNGSDHDDLLVVSWGSTWGVVDAGVRRARTHGHSVGHVHLRHLNPFPDNLGEILRAHDKVLVPEINLGQLSRLLRAEYLVDAEGFNQVRGTPFRAVDIEDRILEMFHD, via the coding sequence GTGTCGGTCCACACCCCAGACGCGCAGGCGGACGCCGAGCCCCTCCAGAGGGTCGTCATCCGCTTCGCCGGCGACTCCGGCGACGGTATGCAGCTCACCGGCGACCGCTTCACCGACGTCAGCGCCATCTTCGGCAACGACCTGGCGACGCTTCCCAACTTCCCCGCAGAGATCCGAGCCCCCGCCGGCACGATCGCCGGGGTGTCGTCGTTCCAGGTCCACATCTCCGACCACGAGATCACCACGCCCGGCGACGTCCCCAACGTCCTCGTCGCCATGAACCCCGCCGCTCTCAAGTCGAACCTCGACGACCTGCCCACCGGAAGCACGCTCATCGTCAACACCGATGCCTTCGTCGACCGCAACCTCGAGAAGGCCGGGTACGACACCAACCCGATCGACGACGGCAGTCTCGACGCCTACACGGTCTTCGAGATCCCGATGACCTCGATGACCAAGAAGGCGTGTGAGGACCTGGGTGTGAAGCCCCGCGACGCGGAGCGCTCGAAGAACTACTTCGCCCTCGGACTCATCTCCTGGATGTACTCGCGCCCGACCGATCCCACCGTGGCGTGGACCGAGGAGAAGTTCGCCGGCAGGGAGCTGGTGCGCGACGCCAACATCGCCGCGTTCAAGGCCGGCTTCAACTTCGGCGAGACCGCCGAGCTGTTCGACCACCCGTTCGAGATCTCGCCCGCGCCTCTGCCGCCCGGCCGTTACCGCAACGTCACGGGAAACCTGGCCACCACCTACGGGCTCATCGCAGCATCGCAGCAGGCGAAGCTGCCGATGGTCTACGCGTCCTACCCGATCACGCCCGCGTCCGACATCCTCCACGAGCTGAGCCGCCACAAGAACTTCGGTGTCCGCACGATGCAGGCCGAGGACGAGATCGCCGCCATCGGTGTGGCGATCGGCGCGTCCTTCGCCGGGCATCTCGGAGTCACAGCCACGAGTGGTCCCGGTGTCGACCTGAAGTCCGAGGCGATGGGTCTGGCGATCAGCCTCGAGTTGCCGCTCGTCGTCGTCAACGTCCAGCGCGGTGGCCCGTCCACGGGGCTCCCCACGAAGACCGAGCAGTCCGACCTCCTCCTCGCGATGTACGGGCGCCACGGCGAGTCACCCATGCCGATCCTGGCGGCGTCGTCACCGAGCGACTGCTTCGACACGGCGTTCGAGGCCGTGCGAATAGCCCTGAAGTACCGCACGCCGGTGATGCTGCTCACCGACGGCTACCTGGCCAACGGCTCGGAGCCGTGGCTGCTGCCCGACGTGGAGGCGCTGCCCGACATCTCGGTGCCGTTCACGACCGAGCCCAACGAGGGTGACGAGTTCCTTCCTTACAAGCGCGATCCCGACACGCTGGCGCGTCCGTGGGCGGTTCCGGGCACGCCCGGCCTGATGCACCGCATCGGTGGCATCGAGAAGGAGGACGGCACGGGAAACGTCAACTACACCCCCGACAACCACGACCACATGACCCGTGTCCGCGCCGCGAAGATCGCCGGAATCGCCCGTGACATTGCCGAGGTCGACGTCAACGGATCGGACCACGACGATCTTCTGGTCGTGTCGTGGGGAAGCACCTGGGGTGTCGTCGACGCCGGAGTGCGGCGGGCGCGCACCCATGGCCACTCGGTGGGCCACGTGCACCTGCGCCATCTGAATCCCTTCCCGGACAACCTGGGGGAGATCCTCCGTGCGCACGACAAGGTGCTCGTTCCCGAGATCAACCTCGGCCAGTTGTCGAGGCTGTTGAGGGCGGAGTACCTCGTCGACGCCGAGGGCTTCAACCAGGTGCGGGGCACCCCGTTCCGAGCCGTCGACATCGAGGACAGGATCCTGGAGATGTTCCATGACTGA